A single Ctenopharyngodon idella isolate HZGC_01 chromosome 22, HZGC01, whole genome shotgun sequence DNA region contains:
- the LOC127505598 gene encoding fibrous sheath CABYR-binding protein-like isoform X3 codes for MKICVILKALALRPVLESIGRLVIVLSIIKMTVSNIMFLVFLCHQLVLNGFASPVGRHLYQTGIEQVRLENKDGPLSLPYLNKQNPTRPVVAKCNMAIVLSLKNTSGLVVQKGINENFTESSPFPAEVDGKLTESSHVPAEESSHVPAEESSHVPAEESSHVPAEESSHVPAEESSHVPAEESSHVPAEESSHVPAEESSHVPAEESSHVPAEESSHVPAEESSHVPAEESSHVPAEESSHVPAEESSHVPAEESSHVPAEESSHVPAEESSHVPAEEVDGKLTESSPVPPEESSHVPAEESSPLSAEVDGKLESSPLPTEECSPLPAEEVGKLKEPSTVPAEESSSPPAEVDGKLTEPSTVPAEESSHVPAEVDGKLTEPSTVPAEESSHVPAEVDGKLTEPSTVPSEESSHVPAEESSSPPAEVDGKLTEPSTVPSEESSHVPAEESSSPPAEVDGKLTEPSTVPAEESSHVPAEVGGKLTEPSTVPAEESSHVPAEVDGKLTKPSTVPSEESSHVPAEESSSLPAEVDGKLTEPSTVPSEESSHVPAEESSSPPAEVDGKLTEPSTVPSEESSHVPAEESSSPPAEVDGKLTEPSTVPAEESSHVPAEVDGKLTKPSTVPSEESSHVPAEESSSLPAEVGGKLTEPSTVPSEESSHVPAEESSSPPAEVDGKLTEPSTVPAEESSSLSAEVDGKLTESRPVPAEQSSHVPEVDRKMCLCSSP; via the exons ATGAAAATCTGTGTTATTTTAAAAGCTCTGGCTTTGAGGCCTGTTTTAGAAAGCATAGGTAGATTGGTGATAGTTTTGTCTATAATCAAGATGACCGTTTCAAACATTATGTTTTTGGTCTTTTTGTGTCACCAATTGGTGCTCAATG GATTTGCTTCTCCAGTTGGCCGTCATTTATACCAGACTGGTATTGAGCAAGTACGCTTGGAAAATAAAG ATGGCCCCTTGTCTCTTCCTTATTTGAACAAGCAAAATCCAACACGGCCAGTGGTAGCAAAGTGTAATATGGCTATTGTGCTGTCGTTGAAGAATACATCTGGGCTAGTTGTCCAAAAAG GCATTAATGAGAATTTCACTGAGTCCAGCCCTTTCCCTGCTGAGGTTGATGGGAAGTTGACGGAGTCCAGCCACGTCCCCGCGGAGGAGTCCAGCCACGTCCCCGCGGAGGAGTCCAGCCACGTCCCCGCGGAGGAGTCCAGCCACGTCCCCGCGGAGGAGTCCAGCCACGTCCCCGCGGAGGAGTCCAGCCACGTCCCCGCGGAGGAGTCCAGCCACGTCCCCGCGGAGGAGTCCAGCCACGTCCCCGCGGAGGAGTCCAGCCACGTCCCCGCGGAGGAGTCCAGCCACGTCCCCGCGGAGGAGTCCAGCCACGTCCCCGCGGAGGAGTCCAGCCACGTCCCCGCGGAGGAGTCCAGCCACGTCCCCGCGGAGGAGTCCAGCCACGTCCCCGCGGAGGAGTCCAGCCACGTCCCCGCGGAGGAGTCCAGCCACGTCCCCGCGGAGGAGTCCAGCCACGTCCCCGCGGAGGAGTCCAGCCACGTCCCCGCGGAGGAGGTTGATGGGAAGTTGACTGAGTCAAGCCCTGTCCCCCCTGAAGAGTCCAGCCACGTCCCTGCAGAGGAATCCAGCCCTCTTTCTGCCGAGGTTGATGGGAAGTTGGAGTCCAGCCCTCTTCCCACTGAGGAATGCAGCCCTCTCCCCGCTGAAGAAGTTGGGAAATTGAAAGAGCCAAGCACTGTCCCCGCAGAAGAATCCAGCTCTCCCCCTGCTGAGGTTGATGGGAAGTTGACCGAGCCAAGCACTGTCCCCGCAGAAGAGTCCAGCCATGTCCCTGCTGAGGTTGATGGGAAGTTGACCGAGCCAAGCACTGTCCCCGCAGAAGAGTCCAGCCATGTCCCTGCTGAGGTTGATGGGAAGTTGACCGAGCCAAGCACTGTCCCCTCTGAAGAGTCCAGCCATGTCCCCGCAGAAGAATCCAGCTCTCCCCCTGCTGAGGTTGATGGGAAGTTGACCGAGCCAAGCACTGTCCCCTCTGAAGAGTCCAGCCATGTCCCCGCAGAAGAATCCAGCTCTCCCCCTGCTGAGGTTGATGGGAAGTTGACCGAGCCAAGCACTGTCCCCGCAGAAGAGTCCAGCCATGTCCCTGCTGAG GTTGGTGGGAAGTTGACCGAGCCAAGCACTGTCCCCGCAGAAGAGTCCAGCCATGTCCCTGCTGAGGTTGATGGGAAGTTGACCAAGCCAAGCACTGTCCCCTCTGAAGAGTCCAGCCATGTCCCCGCAGAAGAATCCAGCTCTCTCCCTGCTGAG GTTGATGGGAAGTTGACTGAGCCAAGCACTGTCCCCTCTGAAGAGTCCAGCCATGTCCCCGCAGAAGAATCCAGCTCTCCCCCTGCTGAGGTTGATGGGAAGTTGACCGAGCCAAGCACTGTCCCCTCTGAAGAGTCCAGCCATGTCCCCGCAGAAGAATCCAGCTCTCCCCCTGCTGAGGTTGATGGGAAGTTGACCGAGCCAAGCACTGTCCCCGCAGAAGAGTCCAGCCATGTCCCTGCTGAGGTTGATGGGAAGTTGACCAAGCCAAGCACTGTCCCCTCTGAAGAGTCCAGCCATGTCCCCGCAGAAGAATCCAGCTCTCTCCCTGCTGAGGTTGGTGGGAAGTTGACCGAGCCAAGCACTGTCCCCTCTGAAGAGTCCAGCCATGTCCCCGCAGAAGAATCCAGCTCTCCCCCTGCTGAGGTTGATGGGAAGTTGACCGAGCCAAGCACTGTCCCCGCAGAAGAATCCAGCTCTCTCTCTGCTGAGGTTGATGGGAAGTTGACTGAGTCTAGACCTGTCCCTGCTGAACAGTCCAGCCATGTCCCTGAGGTTGATAGGAAGATGTGCTTATGTTCATCTCCATAA
- the LOC127505598 gene encoding fibrous sheath CABYR-binding protein-like isoform X28 gives MKICVILKALALRPVLESIGRLVIVLSIIKMTVSNIMFLVFLCHQLVLNGFASPVGRHLYQTGIEQVRLENKDGPLSLPYLNKQNPTRPVVAKCNMAIVLSLKNTSGLVVQKGINENFTESSPFPAEVDGKLTESSHVPAEESSHVPAEESSHVPAEESSHVPAEESSHVPAEESSHVPAEESSHVPAEESSHVPAEESSHVPAEESSHVPAEESSHVPAEESSHVPAEESSHVPAEESSHVPAEESSHVPAEESSHVPAEESSHVPAEESSHVPAEEVDGKLTESSPVPPEESSHVPAEESSPLSAEVDGKLESSPLPTEECSPLPAEEVGKLKEPSTVPAEESSSPPAEVDGKLTEPSTVPAEESSHVPAEVDGKLTEPSTVPAEESSHVPAEVDGKLTEPSTVPSEESSHVPAEESSSPPAEVDGKLTEPSTVPSEESSHVPAEESSSPPAEVDGKLTEPSTVPAEESSHVPAEVDGKLTKPSTVPSEESSHVPAEESSSLPAEVDGKLTEPSTVPAEESSHVPAEVDGKLTKPSTVPSEESSHVPAEESSSLPAEVGGKLTEPSTVPSEESSHVPAEESSSPPAEVDGKLTEPSTVPAEESSSLSAEVDGKLTESRPVPAEQSSHVPEVDRKMCLCSSP, from the exons ATGAAAATCTGTGTTATTTTAAAAGCTCTGGCTTTGAGGCCTGTTTTAGAAAGCATAGGTAGATTGGTGATAGTTTTGTCTATAATCAAGATGACCGTTTCAAACATTATGTTTTTGGTCTTTTTGTGTCACCAATTGGTGCTCAATG GATTTGCTTCTCCAGTTGGCCGTCATTTATACCAGACTGGTATTGAGCAAGTACGCTTGGAAAATAAAG ATGGCCCCTTGTCTCTTCCTTATTTGAACAAGCAAAATCCAACACGGCCAGTGGTAGCAAAGTGTAATATGGCTATTGTGCTGTCGTTGAAGAATACATCTGGGCTAGTTGTCCAAAAAG GCATTAATGAGAATTTCACTGAGTCCAGCCCTTTCCCTGCTGAGGTTGATGGGAAGTTGACGGAGTCCAGCCACGTCCCCGCGGAGGAGTCCAGCCACGTCCCCGCGGAGGAGTCCAGCCACGTCCCCGCGGAGGAGTCCAGCCACGTCCCCGCGGAGGAGTCCAGCCACGTCCCCGCGGAGGAGTCCAGCCACGTCCCCGCGGAGGAGTCCAGCCACGTCCCCGCGGAGGAGTCCAGCCACGTCCCCGCGGAGGAGTCCAGCCACGTCCCCGCGGAGGAGTCCAGCCACGTCCCCGCGGAGGAGTCCAGCCACGTCCCCGCGGAGGAGTCCAGCCACGTCCCCGCGGAGGAGTCCAGCCACGTCCCCGCGGAGGAGTCCAGCCACGTCCCCGCGGAGGAGTCCAGCCACGTCCCCGCGGAGGAGTCCAGCCACGTCCCCGCGGAGGAGTCCAGCCACGTCCCCGCGGAGGAGTCCAGCCACGTCCCCGCGGAGGAGGTTGATGGGAAGTTGACTGAGTCAAGCCCTGTCCCCCCTGAAGAGTCCAGCCACGTCCCTGCAGAGGAATCCAGCCCTCTTTCTGCCGAGGTTGATGGGAAGTTGGAGTCCAGCCCTCTTCCCACTGAGGAATGCAGCCCTCTCCCCGCTGAAGAAGTTGGGAAATTGAAAGAGCCAAGCACTGTCCCCGCAGAAGAATCCAGCTCTCCCCCTGCTGAGGTTGATGGGAAGTTGACCGAGCCAAGCACTGTCCCCGCAGAAGAGTCCAGCCATGTCCCTGCTGAGGTTGATGGGAAGTTGACCGAGCCAAGCACTGTCCCCGCAGAAGAGTCCAGCCATGTCCCTGCTGAGGTTGATGGGAAGTTGACCGAGCCAAGCACTGTCCCCTCTGAAGAGTCCAGCCATGTCCCCGCAGAAGAATCCAGCTCTCCCCCTGCTGAGGTTGATGGGAAGTTGACCGAGCCAAGCACTGTCCCCTCTGAAGAGTCCAGCCATGTCCCCGCAGAAGAATCCAGCTCTCCCCCTGCTGAGGTTGATGGGAAGTTGACCGAGCCAAGCACTGTCCCCGCAGAAGAGTCCAGCCATGTCCCTGCTGAG GTTGATGGGAAGTTGACCAAGCCAAGCACTGTCCCCTCTGAAGAGTCCAGCCATGTCCCCGCAGAAGAATCCAGCTCTCTCCCTGCTGAG GTTGATGGGAAGTTGACCGAGCCAAGCACTGTCCCCGCAGAAGAGTCCAGCCATGTCCCTGCTGAGGTTGATGGGAAGTTGACCAAGCCAAGCACTGTCCCCTCTGAAGAGTCCAGCCATGTCCCCGCAGAAGAATCCAGCTCTCTCCCTGCTGAGGTTGGTGGGAAGTTGACCGAGCCAAGCACTGTCCCCTCTGAAGAGTCCAGCCATGTCCCCGCAGAAGAATCCAGCTCTCCCCCTGCTGAGGTTGATGGGAAGTTGACCGAGCCAAGCACTGTCCCCGCAGAAGAATCCAGCTCTCTCTCTGCTGAGGTTGATGGGAAGTTGACTGAGTCTAGACCTGTCCCTGCTGAACAGTCCAGCCATGTCCCTGAGGTTGATAGGAAGATGTGCTTATGTTCATCTCCATAA
- the LOC127505598 gene encoding fibrous sheath CABYR-binding protein-like isoform X14, producing the protein MKICVILKALALRPVLESIGRLVIVLSIIKMTVSNIMFLVFLCHQLVLNGFASPVGRHLYQTGIEQVRLENKDGPLSLPYLNKQNPTRPVVAKCNMAIVLSLKNTSGLVVQKGINENFTESSPFPAEVDGKLTESSHVPAEESSHVPAEESSHVPAEESSHVPAEESSHVPAEESSHVPAEESSHVPAEESSHVPAEESSHVPAEESSHVPAEESSHVPAEESSHVPAEESSHVPAEESSHVPAEESSHVPAEESSHVPAEESSHVPAEESSHVPAEEVDGKLTESSPVPPEESSHVPAEESSPLSAEVDGKLESSPLPTEECSPLPAEEVGKLKEPSTVPAEESSSPPAEVDGKLTEPSTVPAEESSHVPAEVDGKLTEPSTVPAEESSHVPAEVDGKLTEPSTVPSEESSHVPAEESSSPPAEVDGKLTEPSTVPSEESSHVPAEESSSPPAEVDGKLTEPSTVPAEESSHVPAEVDGKLTKPSTVPSEESSHVPAEESSSLPAEVDGKLTEPSTVPSEESSHVPAEESSSPPAEVDGKLTEPSTVPAEESSHVPAEVDGKLTKPSTVPSEESSHVPAEESSSLPAEVGGKLTEPSTVPSEESSHVPAEESSSPPAEVDGKLTEPSTVPAEESSSLSAEVDGKLTESRPVPAEQSSHVPEVDRKMCLCSSP; encoded by the exons ATGAAAATCTGTGTTATTTTAAAAGCTCTGGCTTTGAGGCCTGTTTTAGAAAGCATAGGTAGATTGGTGATAGTTTTGTCTATAATCAAGATGACCGTTTCAAACATTATGTTTTTGGTCTTTTTGTGTCACCAATTGGTGCTCAATG GATTTGCTTCTCCAGTTGGCCGTCATTTATACCAGACTGGTATTGAGCAAGTACGCTTGGAAAATAAAG ATGGCCCCTTGTCTCTTCCTTATTTGAACAAGCAAAATCCAACACGGCCAGTGGTAGCAAAGTGTAATATGGCTATTGTGCTGTCGTTGAAGAATACATCTGGGCTAGTTGTCCAAAAAG GCATTAATGAGAATTTCACTGAGTCCAGCCCTTTCCCTGCTGAGGTTGATGGGAAGTTGACGGAGTCCAGCCACGTCCCCGCGGAGGAGTCCAGCCACGTCCCCGCGGAGGAGTCCAGCCACGTCCCCGCGGAGGAGTCCAGCCACGTCCCCGCGGAGGAGTCCAGCCACGTCCCCGCGGAGGAGTCCAGCCACGTCCCCGCGGAGGAGTCCAGCCACGTCCCCGCGGAGGAGTCCAGCCACGTCCCCGCGGAGGAGTCCAGCCACGTCCCCGCGGAGGAGTCCAGCCACGTCCCCGCGGAGGAGTCCAGCCACGTCCCCGCGGAGGAGTCCAGCCACGTCCCCGCGGAGGAGTCCAGCCACGTCCCCGCGGAGGAGTCCAGCCACGTCCCCGCGGAGGAGTCCAGCCACGTCCCCGCGGAGGAGTCCAGCCACGTCCCCGCGGAGGAGTCCAGCCACGTCCCCGCGGAGGAGTCCAGCCACGTCCCCGCGGAGGAGGTTGATGGGAAGTTGACTGAGTCAAGCCCTGTCCCCCCTGAAGAGTCCAGCCACGTCCCTGCAGAGGAATCCAGCCCTCTTTCTGCCGAGGTTGATGGGAAGTTGGAGTCCAGCCCTCTTCCCACTGAGGAATGCAGCCCTCTCCCCGCTGAAGAAGTTGGGAAATTGAAAGAGCCAAGCACTGTCCCCGCAGAAGAATCCAGCTCTCCCCCTGCTGAGGTTGATGGGAAGTTGACCGAGCCAAGCACTGTCCCCGCAGAAGAGTCCAGCCATGTCCCTGCTGAGGTTGATGGGAAGTTGACCGAGCCAAGCACTGTCCCCGCAGAAGAGTCCAGCCATGTCCCTGCTGAGGTTGATGGGAAGTTGACCGAGCCAAGCACTGTCCCCTCTGAAGAGTCCAGCCATGTCCCCGCAGAAGAATCCAGCTCTCCCCCTGCTGAGGTTGATGGGAAGTTGACCGAGCCAAGCACTGTCCCCTCTGAAGAGTCCAGCCATGTCCCCGCAGAAGAATCCAGCTCTCCCCCTGCTGAGGTTGATGGGAAGTTGACCGAGCCAAGCACTGTCCCCGCAGAAGAGTCCAGCCATGTCCCTGCTGAG GTTGATGGGAAGTTGACCAAGCCAAGCACTGTCCCCTCTGAAGAGTCCAGCCATGTCCCCGCAGAAGAATCCAGCTCTCTCCCTGCTGAG GTTGATGGGAAGTTGACCGAGCCAAGCACTGTCCCCTCTGAAGAGTCCAGCCATGTCCCCGCAGAAGAATCCAGCTCTCCCCCTGCTGAGGTTGATGGGAAGTTGACCGAGCCAAGCACTGTCCCCGCAGAAGAGTCCAGCCATGTCCCTGCTGAGGTTGATGGGAAGTTGACCAAGCCAAGCACTGTCCCCTCTGAAGAGTCCAGCCATGTCCCCGCAGAAGAATCCAGCTCTCTCCCTGCTGAGGTTGGTGGGAAGTTGACCGAGCCAAGCACTGTCCCCTCTGAAGAGTCCAGCCATGTCCCCGCAGAAGAATCCAGCTCTCCCCCTGCTGAGGTTGATGGGAAGTTGACCGAGCCAAGCACTGTCCCCGCAGAAGAATCCAGCTCTCTCTCTGCTGAGGTTGATGGGAAGTTGACTGAGTCTAGACCTGTCCCTGCTGAACAGTCCAGCCATGTCCCTGAGGTTGATAGGAAGATGTGCTTATGTTCATCTCCATAA
- the LOC127505598 gene encoding fibrous sheath CABYR-binding protein-like isoform X26: protein MKICVILKALALRPVLESIGRLVIVLSIIKMTVSNIMFLVFLCHQLVLNGFASPVGRHLYQTGIEQVRLENKDGPLSLPYLNKQNPTRPVVAKCNMAIVLSLKNTSGLVVQKGINENFTESSPFPAEVDGKLTESSHVPAEESSHVPAEESSHVPAEESSHVPAEESSHVPAEESSHVPAEESSHVPAEESSHVPAEESSHVPAEESSHVPAEESSHVPAEESSHVPAEESSHVPAEESSHVPAEESSHVPAEESSHVPAEESSHVPAEESSHVPAEEVDGKLTESSPVPPEESSHVPAEESSPLSAEVDGKLESSPLPTEECSPLPAEEVGKLKEPSTVPAEESSSPPAEVDGKLTEPSTVPAEESSHVPAEVDGKLTEPSTVPAEESSHVPAEVDGKLTEPSTVPSEESSHVPAEESSSPPAEVDGKLTEPSTVPSEESSHVPAEESSSPPAEVDGKLTEPSTVPAEESSHVPAEVDGKLTEPSTVPSEESSHVPAEESSSLPAEVDGKLTKPSTVPSEESSHVPAEESSSLPAEVDGKLTEPSTVPSEESSHVPAEESSSPPAEVGGKLTEPSTVPSEESSHVPAEESSSPPAEVDGKLTEPSTVPAEESSSLSAEVDGKLTESRPVPAEQSSHVPEVDRKMCLCSSP from the exons ATGAAAATCTGTGTTATTTTAAAAGCTCTGGCTTTGAGGCCTGTTTTAGAAAGCATAGGTAGATTGGTGATAGTTTTGTCTATAATCAAGATGACCGTTTCAAACATTATGTTTTTGGTCTTTTTGTGTCACCAATTGGTGCTCAATG GATTTGCTTCTCCAGTTGGCCGTCATTTATACCAGACTGGTATTGAGCAAGTACGCTTGGAAAATAAAG ATGGCCCCTTGTCTCTTCCTTATTTGAACAAGCAAAATCCAACACGGCCAGTGGTAGCAAAGTGTAATATGGCTATTGTGCTGTCGTTGAAGAATACATCTGGGCTAGTTGTCCAAAAAG GCATTAATGAGAATTTCACTGAGTCCAGCCCTTTCCCTGCTGAGGTTGATGGGAAGTTGACGGAGTCCAGCCACGTCCCCGCGGAGGAGTCCAGCCACGTCCCCGCGGAGGAGTCCAGCCACGTCCCCGCGGAGGAGTCCAGCCACGTCCCCGCGGAGGAGTCCAGCCACGTCCCCGCGGAGGAGTCCAGCCACGTCCCCGCGGAGGAGTCCAGCCACGTCCCCGCGGAGGAGTCCAGCCACGTCCCCGCGGAGGAGTCCAGCCACGTCCCCGCGGAGGAGTCCAGCCACGTCCCCGCGGAGGAGTCCAGCCACGTCCCCGCGGAGGAGTCCAGCCACGTCCCCGCGGAGGAGTCCAGCCACGTCCCCGCGGAGGAGTCCAGCCACGTCCCCGCGGAGGAGTCCAGCCACGTCCCCGCGGAGGAGTCCAGCCACGTCCCCGCGGAGGAGTCCAGCCACGTCCCCGCGGAGGAGTCCAGCCACGTCCCCGCGGAGGAGGTTGATGGGAAGTTGACTGAGTCAAGCCCTGTCCCCCCTGAAGAGTCCAGCCACGTCCCTGCAGAGGAATCCAGCCCTCTTTCTGCCGAGGTTGATGGGAAGTTGGAGTCCAGCCCTCTTCCCACTGAGGAATGCAGCCCTCTCCCCGCTGAAGAAGTTGGGAAATTGAAAGAGCCAAGCACTGTCCCCGCAGAAGAATCCAGCTCTCCCCCTGCTGAGGTTGATGGGAAGTTGACCGAGCCAAGCACTGTCCCCGCAGAAGAGTCCAGCCATGTCCCTGCTGAGGTTGATGGGAAGTTGACCGAGCCAAGCACTGTCCCCGCAGAAGAGTCCAGCCATGTCCCTGCTGAGGTTGATGGGAAGTTGACCGAGCCAAGCACTGTCCCCTCTGAAGAGTCCAGCCATGTCCCCGCAGAAGAATCCAGCTCTCCCCCTGCTGAGGTTGATGGGAAGTTGACCGAGCCAAGCACTGTCCCCTCTGAAGAGTCCAGCCATGTCCCCGCAGAAGAATCCAGCTCTCCCCCTGCTGAGGTTGATGGGAAGTTGACCGAGCCAAGCACTGTCCCCGCAGAAGAGTCCAGCCATGTCCCTGCTGAGGTTGATGGGAAGTTGACCGAGCCAAGCACTGTCCCCTCTGAAGAGTCCAGCCATGTCCCCGCAGAAGAATCCAGCTCTCTCCCTGCTGAG GTTGATGGGAAGTTGACCAAGCCAAGCACTGTCCCCTCTGAAGAGTCCAGCCATGTCCCCGCAGAAGAATCCAGCTCTCTCCCTGCTGAG GTTGATGGGAAGTTGACCGAGCCAAGCACTGTCCCCTCTGAAGAGTCCAGCCATGTCCCCGCAGAAGAATCCAGCTCTCCCCCTGCTGAG GTTGGTGGGAAGTTGACCGAGCCAAGCACTGTCCCCTCTGAAGAGTCCAGCCATGTCCCCGCAGAAGAATCCAGCTCTCCCCCTGCTGAGGTTGATGGGAAGTTGACCGAGCCAAGCACTGTCCCCGCAGAAGAATCCAGCTCTCTCTCTGCTGAGGTTGATGGGAAGTTGACTGAGTCTAGACCTGTCCCTGCTGAACAGTCCAGCCATGTCCCTGAGGTTGATAGGAAGATGTGCTTATGTTCATCTCCATAA
- the LOC127505598 gene encoding fibrous sheath CABYR-binding protein-like isoform X22 — protein sequence MKICVILKALALRPVLESIGRLVIVLSIIKMTVSNIMFLVFLCHQLVLNGFASPVGRHLYQTGIEQVRLENKDGPLSLPYLNKQNPTRPVVAKCNMAIVLSLKNTSGLVVQKGINENFTESSPFPAEVDGKLTESSHVPAEESSHVPAEESSHVPAEESSHVPAEESSHVPAEESSHVPAEESSHVPAEESSHVPAEESSHVPAEESSHVPAEESSHVPAEESSHVPAEESSHVPAEESSHVPAEESSHVPAEESSHVPAEESSHVPAEESSHVPAEEVDGKLTESSPVPPEESSHVPAEESSPLSAEVDGKLESSPLPTEECSPLPAEEVGKLKEPSTVPAEESSSPPAEVDGKLTEPSTVPAEESSHVPAEVDGKLTEPSTVPAEESSHVPAEVDGKLTEPSTVPSEESSHVPAEESSSPPAEVDGKLTEPSTVPSEESSHVPAEESSSPPAEVDGKLTEPSTVPSEESSHVPAEESSSPPAEVDGKLTEPSTVPSEESSHVPAEESSSPPAEVDGKLTEPSTVPAEESSHVPAEVDGKLTKPSTVPSEESSHVPAEESSSLPAEVGGKLTEPSTVPSEESSHVPAEESSSPPAEVDGKLTEPSTVPAEESSSLSAEVDGKLTESRPVPAEQSSHVPEVDRKMCLCSSP from the exons ATGAAAATCTGTGTTATTTTAAAAGCTCTGGCTTTGAGGCCTGTTTTAGAAAGCATAGGTAGATTGGTGATAGTTTTGTCTATAATCAAGATGACCGTTTCAAACATTATGTTTTTGGTCTTTTTGTGTCACCAATTGGTGCTCAATG GATTTGCTTCTCCAGTTGGCCGTCATTTATACCAGACTGGTATTGAGCAAGTACGCTTGGAAAATAAAG ATGGCCCCTTGTCTCTTCCTTATTTGAACAAGCAAAATCCAACACGGCCAGTGGTAGCAAAGTGTAATATGGCTATTGTGCTGTCGTTGAAGAATACATCTGGGCTAGTTGTCCAAAAAG GCATTAATGAGAATTTCACTGAGTCCAGCCCTTTCCCTGCTGAGGTTGATGGGAAGTTGACGGAGTCCAGCCACGTCCCCGCGGAGGAGTCCAGCCACGTCCCCGCGGAGGAGTCCAGCCACGTCCCCGCGGAGGAGTCCAGCCACGTCCCCGCGGAGGAGTCCAGCCACGTCCCCGCGGAGGAGTCCAGCCACGTCCCCGCGGAGGAGTCCAGCCACGTCCCCGCGGAGGAGTCCAGCCACGTCCCCGCGGAGGAGTCCAGCCACGTCCCCGCGGAGGAGTCCAGCCACGTCCCCGCGGAGGAGTCCAGCCACGTCCCCGCGGAGGAGTCCAGCCACGTCCCCGCGGAGGAGTCCAGCCACGTCCCCGCGGAGGAGTCCAGCCACGTCCCCGCGGAGGAGTCCAGCCACGTCCCCGCGGAGGAGTCCAGCCACGTCCCCGCGGAGGAGTCCAGCCACGTCCCCGCGGAGGAGTCCAGCCACGTCCCCGCGGAGGAGGTTGATGGGAAGTTGACTGAGTCAAGCCCTGTCCCCCCTGAAGAGTCCAGCCACGTCCCTGCAGAGGAATCCAGCCCTCTTTCTGCCGAGGTTGATGGGAAGTTGGAGTCCAGCCCTCTTCCCACTGAGGAATGCAGCCCTCTCCCCGCTGAAGAAGTTGGGAAATTGAAAGAGCCAAGCACTGTCCCCGCAGAAGAATCCAGCTCTCCCCCTGCTGAGGTTGATGGGAAGTTGACCGAGCCAAGCACTGTCCCCGCAGAAGAGTCCAGCCATGTCCCTGCTGAGGTTGATGGGAAGTTGACCGAGCCAAGCACTGTCCCCGCAGAAGAGTCCAGCCATGTCCCTGCTGAGGTTGATGGGAAGTTGACCGAGCCAAGCACTGTCCCCTCTGAAGAGTCCAGCCATGTCCCCGCAGAAGAATCCAGCTCTCCCCCTGCTGAGGTTGATGGGAAGTTGACCGAGCCAAGCACTGTCCCCTCTGAAGAGTCCAGCCATGTCCCCGCAGAAGAATCCAGCTCTCCCCCTGCTGAG GTTGATGGGAAGTTGACTGAGCCAAGCACTGTCCCCTCTGAAGAGTCCAGCCATGTCCCCGCAGAAGAATCCAGCTCTCCCCCTGCTGAGGTTGATGGGAAGTTGACCGAGCCAAGCACTGTCCCCTCTGAAGAGTCCAGCCATGTCCCCGCAGAAGAATCCAGCTCTCCCCCTGCTGAGGTTGATGGGAAGTTGACCGAGCCAAGCACTGTCCCCGCAGAAGAGTCCAGCCATGTCCCTGCTGAGGTTGATGGGAAGTTGACCAAGCCAAGCACTGTCCCCTCTGAAGAGTCCAGCCATGTCCCCGCAGAAGAATCCAGCTCTCTCCCTGCTGAGGTTGGTGGGAAGTTGACCGAGCCAAGCACTGTCCCCTCTGAAGAGTCCAGCCATGTCCCCGCAGAAGAATCCAGCTCTCCCCCTGCTGAGGTTGATGGGAAGTTGACCGAGCCAAGCACTGTCCCCGCAGAAGAATCCAGCTCTCTCTCTGCTGAGGTTGATGGGAAGTTGACTGAGTCTAGACCTGTCCCTGCTGAACAGTCCAGCCATGTCCCTGAGGTTGATAGGAAGATGTGCTTATGTTCATCTCCATAA